A genome region from Candidatus Neomarinimicrobiota bacterium includes the following:
- a CDS encoding peptidylprolyl isomerase — MRVIRKSVLVVSPTVHFSHVTPFFFFLLLGCSGPPEGASHIIKVGDSALTAEVLATLVLQHPSSDSIFASRQAVVRWVTRELLYQAAVDGGMTENTMIEKQVNEFRKQRYGAAFLDTYLSSSAATNVSPEELRNHYMKNRHQYLRHSDSVKMLHFLLPQHSVALEVKSKLLRYDGESRLDLLNNYRVEAAVVSPQDLREELRSVVFGPKAGRGVFGPILGSRGYHVIEVLARYRAQTYQGLDEVYDVVVQSVLREKGAVLYTHLMDSLTSRHLSGASPGFNIDWGAR; from the coding sequence ATGCGTGTTATTAGAAAAAGTGTGTTAGTTGTTTCGCCAACAGTACATTTCAGCCACGTGACGCCCTTTTTCTTTTTTCTTCTACTTGGTTGCTCAGGCCCCCCTGAAGGGGCTTCTCATATAATTAAGGTCGGTGACAGCGCCCTTACGGCTGAAGTTCTCGCCACACTTGTGTTGCAGCACCCCTCTTCTGATTCTATCTTCGCTTCCCGCCAAGCCGTGGTGCGCTGGGTTACAAGGGAACTTCTCTATCAGGCCGCAGTTGATGGGGGGATGACGGAAAATACGATGATTGAAAAGCAGGTTAACGAATTCCGCAAACAGCGTTATGGTGCCGCCTTCCTTGACACATATCTCTCTTCTTCGGCTGCAACTAACGTCTCCCCTGAAGAGCTGCGAAACCACTATATGAAAAACCGCCACCAATACCTGCGACATAGCGATTCGGTAAAAATGCTGCATTTCTTGCTACCCCAACATTCCGTGGCGCTAGAGGTAAAGTCCAAGTTATTGCGGTACGATGGCGAGTCTCGCCTCGACCTATTGAACAACTATCGGGTTGAGGCCGCAGTTGTTTCTCCCCAGGACCTTCGCGAAGAACTTCGATCTGTTGTTTTCGGCCCCAAGGCTGGGAGGGGTGTCTTTGGTCCTATTTTGGGCAGTCGCGGCTACCATGTTATTGAAGTTCTGGCGCGTTACCGCGCTCAAACGTACCAAGGTCTCGACGAAGTTTATGATGTAGTGGTCCAGAGCGTTCTGCGTGAAAAGGGTGCCGTCTTGTACACCCATCTTATGGACA